Proteins encoded by one window of Chloroflexota bacterium:
- a CDS encoding MFS transporter, giving the protein MIQRASTRPNESDVGGSAPRAAAIYLSVVQFFFATMWTIYVIFLPALAQSVGIPREAITWILVLDQAIFTLTDFLMGFAADSVARAIGRIGPSIAGVTALACALFVAMPSAAGTGSPVLFVVVLVIWAATSSALRAPPWVLLSRYAATPSLPALAALGMVGVSIGGASAPYLGVLLRGADPRLPFALSSVTLAATTGGLVWVERALSHQVPGAAEADNRSSVAAVHVARAINPTTRVLLTGGALVALGIQAHISFNSTAEYLRYASAQDLDYLLPIFWVGFNLFMFPASAVTPRLGSGLVLASAAGLGTLGLLVAAIAPNLALTIAGHVVAGGAWGSVLMAGLSTAISLGRTGREGVLSGLWFSTQSLAAFVRILVVAAHVDQQSGFTALAAWAPGALWFGGTCVFLSLLWRYRERTLAVPWTGEAATPT; this is encoded by the coding sequence GTGATCCAGCGCGCCAGCACACGTCCGAACGAGAGCGACGTAGGAGGTTCCGCACCGCGCGCGGCCGCGATCTATCTCTCGGTCGTCCAATTTTTCTTTGCGACGATGTGGACGATCTACGTCATCTTCTTGCCTGCGTTGGCCCAAAGCGTCGGAATTCCACGGGAAGCCATCACCTGGATCCTCGTCCTCGACCAGGCAATATTCACCCTCACAGACTTCCTCATGGGTTTCGCGGCGGACAGCGTTGCGCGCGCCATCGGCCGAATTGGCCCGTCCATCGCCGGTGTGACTGCGCTCGCCTGTGCGTTGTTCGTCGCCATGCCGAGCGCGGCGGGGACTGGATCGCCGGTCCTTTTCGTTGTGGTGCTCGTGATCTGGGCGGCCACATCGTCGGCGCTCCGCGCGCCGCCGTGGGTCCTCCTCAGCCGCTACGCCGCCACGCCGAGCCTCCCAGCCCTCGCCGCTCTGGGCATGGTCGGAGTTTCCATCGGCGGAGCCTCAGCGCCCTACCTGGGCGTCTTGCTGCGCGGTGCGGACCCGCGGCTCCCATTCGCACTGTCGAGCGTGACCCTCGCGGCGACGACGGGCGGATTGGTGTGGGTCGAGCGCGCCTTGTCCCACCAGGTGCCGGGCGCAGCGGAAGCCGACAACCGGTCGTCCGTCGCCGCCGTGCACGTTGCCCGCGCCATCAACCCGACGACACGGGTGCTCCTCACCGGGGGCGCACTGGTTGCCCTGGGAATACAGGCGCACATTTCATTCAACTCGACCGCCGAGTACCTCCGCTACGCCTCCGCCCAGGACCTCGACTACCTGCTCCCGATCTTCTGGGTGGGCTTCAACCTCTTCATGTTCCCAGCCTCGGCTGTCACGCCGCGGTTGGGGAGCGGCCTCGTCCTGGCGAGCGCGGCGGGCCTGGGAACCTTGGGGCTCCTGGTGGCCGCCATCGCGCCCAATCTGGCGCTCACTATCGCGGGGCACGTGGTCGCCGGCGGTGCGTGGGGATCGGTCCTCATGGCTGGCCTGTCCACGGCGATCAGCCTCGGCCGAACAGGGCGAGAGGGCGTGCTCTCCGGGCTCTGGTTCTCCACACAGTCGCTGGCCGCCTTCGTCCGAATCCTCGTCGTCGCCGCGCACGTGGACCAGCAGTCTGGCTTCACCGCGCTGGCCGCCTGGGCGCCGGGCGCCCTCTGGTTCGGCGGTACGTGCGTGTTTCTCAGCCTGCTGTGGCGCTACCGCGAGCGAACTCTGGCCGTCCCGTG